From the genome of Streptomyces sp. V2I9:
CCGAGGTCTCCTTCGGCAGCGGCGGCCTCGGCGTCATCGGCGGCACCATCGGCGTGATGGTCGCCATGGCCCTGTCCACCGGCACGGTCGTCGGACTCCAGGGGTACGCGGCCCTCAACCAGATCGGCACCTCGGCCTTCACCGGGTTCGTCTCCGCCTACTTCAACACCCGTGAGATCGCCCCCCTGGTGGCCGGACTCGCCCTCTCCGCCACCGTCGGCGCGGGCTTCACCGCGCAGCTCGGCGCGATGCGGATCAACGAGGAGGTCGACGCCCTGGAGGCGATGGGCGTCCGCTCCATGCCCTACCTCGTCACCACCCGGATCATCGCCGGAGTCGTCGCGATCATCCCGCTGTACGCGATCGGGCTGCTCTCCTCGTACGTCGCCTCCCGCTTCATCACCATCTTCTTCAACGGCCAGTCGGCGGGCACCTACGACCACTACTTCAATCTCTTCCTCTCCCCGCAGGACGTCCTGTTGTCGGTGCTCAAGGTGCTGATCTTCAGCGTGCTGGTGATCCTCGCCCACTGCTACTACGGCTACCACGCCAGCGGCGGACCCGCCGGCGTGGGCGTGGCGGTCGGCCGCTCCGTACGCAACGCGATCGTCCTCATCAGCGTCACCGACTTCTTCCTCTCGCTCGCCATCTGGGGCGCCACGACGACGGTGAAGGTGGCCGGCTGATGCGTACATCCAGCACACGCACGGTCCGCCGCCGTCTGGCCGGAGTCACCTACCTCCTGGTGCCCGCCGTCCTGGTGTGGGTCTCGGTCGCCGTGTACGAGAAGAAGTTCACCGATGACGCCACCGTCACCGTCCGCACGGGCGCGGTCGGCAACGAGATGCACGACAACGCCGACGTGAAGCTGCGCGGCGTCGTCGTCGGCCAGGTCCGCTCCATCGACTCCGACGGCGACGGCGCCCGCCTCACCCTCGCCATCGACCGCGACCAGCTCGACCGGATCCCCGCCGACGTCACCGCCCAGATGCTGCCGACCACCCTCTTCGGGGCACGGTTCGTCGCCCTCGTCCCGCCCCGCGTCCCCGCCGGCGCGACCCTGCGGGCCGGAGCGGTCATCCCGCAGGACCGTTCCAGCAACGCGATCGAGCTGGAACAGGTCCTCGACAACGTCCTGCCGCTGCTGACCGCCGTGAAGCCCGAGAAACTCTCCGCCACCCTCAACGCCGTCTCCCAGGCGCTGGAGGGACGCGGCGAGCGCCTCGGCGAGACGCTGACCACGCTGGACGGCCACCTGAAGAAGTTCAACCCCCAACTTCCCACTCTCAACGCCGACATCAAGGAACTCGTCAAGGTGAGCACGCTCTACGCGGACACCGCGCCGGACGTTCTCGACGCGCTGACCGACGCCACGGTCACCAGCTCCACCCTCGCCGACCAGGAAGCGCGCCTCGCCGGGCTCCACGGCACCACCACGGCCGCCGCGCGGGACATGACCACCTTCCTGCGGGCGAACAAGGACAACATCATCCGGCTCTCCGCCGCCGGCCGCCCCTCCCTCGAACTCCTCGCGGAATACGCCGAGTCGTTCCCCTGCACCCTGCGCACCATGGCCGGATTCGTCCCCGCCATGGACAAGGCGCTCGGCAAGGGCACGAACGAGCCGGGGCTCCACGTGTCGATCAAACCCGTTCCCTCCAAGGGCAAGTACGTCCCCGGCAGGGACCGGCCGGTCTACAACGCCTCGGGCGGACCGAAGTGCTACTCGGTGCCGTACGTCGGCAAGCACGCCCCGACCGCCGACACCCGCCGGGCCGCCGACGTCACCGCGCCGCCGCCCGCACCGGCCGGTGACGCGGACACCGCGCTCGGACTGCCCAACTCGCCCCAGGAGTCCCAGCTCGTCAACGAACTGGTCGCACCCTCGCTGAAGGTGGCGCCGGGAGACCTGCCCGACTGGAGCAGCGTGCTCATCGGCCCGGCCTTCCGCGGTGCGGAGGTGAAGCTCAAGTGAAACGCCGCTCGCTCACGGGACCGATCGTCAAGTCCCTCGTCTTCATCGTCGTCACGGCGCTGGCCACCACCGTCCTCGGCCTCTCCATCGCCAACACGGGCGTGGGCGACACCACCACGTACCGGGCGCGGTTCACCGACGCCACCGGGCTCATGCCCGGCGACAGCGTCCGGATCGCCGGGGTGAAGGTCGGCCAGGTCGAGTCCGTGCGGGTCGCGGACCGGCGGATCGCCGAGGTCGCCTTCGCCGTACGCAAGGGGCGGGACCTCCCCGCCTCGGTGACGGCCTCCATCAAGTACCTGAACATGGTCGGACAGCGGTACGTCGACCTCGACCAGGGCGCCGGGCCGGTCGGCCGAACGTTCCGGCCCGGCGACACCATCCCGCTCTCCCGCACCACCCCGGCGCTCGACCTCACCCAGCTCTTCAACGGCTTCCAGCCCCTCTTCGAAGGGCTGTCCCCGCCCGACGTGAACCAGCTCGCCGGCTCCATCGTCCAGGTCCTCCAGGGCGAGGGCGGCACCGTCGACAGCATCCTGCGGCACGTGGGATCGCTCAGCACGACCGTCGCCGCGAAGGACAAGGTGATCGGCGAGGTGATCGACAACCTCAACACGGTCCTCAAGACGGTCAACGACCGGGAAGCCGGCTTCGACGACCTCGTCGTCACCCTCCAGAAGCTCGTCATCGGGTTCTCCGGTGACCGCAGGCCGCTGGGCGAGGCCATCACCGCGATGGGCGCGCTCACCACCGTCACCGCCGACCTCTTCCAGGACGGCCGCAAGCCGCTCAAGGACAACATCCGTCAACTGGGACGCCTCAGCGGACAGTTGGAGAAGGGCACCCCGCAGATCGAGAACTTCCTCCAGAAGACCCCGGCCAAGATGGCGGCCATCAGCCGACTCACGTCCTACGGATCGTGGCTCAACCTCTACCTCTGCGAGGCGAAGGTCAGCGGCGTCACCCACGACGACGGAAGCAAGCCGCCCACCGGCATCGCGATCACCCAACCGAGGTGCCTGGCATGAGAATCACCCCCATCCGGGAACGCAACCCGGTCGCCGTCGCCGTCGTCGGACTCCTGGTCCTCGCCCTGGTCGGCCTCGCCGCCTGGCGCGCCGACTCCCTGCCCTTCGTCGACAACGGCACGTCCTACAGCGCCGATTTCACCGAGTCCGCCGGACTCGACGAGGGCGACGAGGTACGCATCGCCGGTGTGAAGGTCGGAGAGGTCACCGGCGTCTCGCTCGACGGGGCCAAGGTCCGGGTCGACTTCCGGGTGAAGGACGCCTGGATCGGCGACTCCTCCACCGTCGGCATCGCCATCAAGACCCTGCTCGGCGAGAAGTACCTCGCCGTCGATCCCCTGGGCGACGCCCCGCAGGACCCCGGAAGCCGTATCACCGCGAGCCGCACCACCTCCCCGTACGACGTCACCCAGGCGTTCAACGGGCTCGGGGAGACCATCGGGGAGATCGACACCGCACAGCTCGCCAAGAGCTTCGACACGATCTCCGCCACCTTCAAGGACTCCCCGCCCCACGTCCGGAGCGCCGCAGTCGGGCTCTCCGCCCTCTCCCGCACGGTCTCCGAACGCGACGCCCAGCTCGCCACCCTGCTCAGCAGCAGCAAGAAGCTCACCAAGACCCTCGCCGGGAAGAAGAGCAGCTTCGAGACCCTCCTGGAGGACGGCAACCTGCTGCTCGGCGAGATCCAGGCCCGCCGCGACTCCATCCATCTGCTGCTCACCGGAACCCGCGACCTCGGCACCCAGCTCGCCGGACTCGTCCGGGACAACGACAAGCAGCTCGGGCCGACCCTGGACTCCCTCAGCCGGGTCACCGCCGTCCTGGTGAAGAACCGCAAGAGCCTGGACAAGGTCCTCGCCACGACCGGCTCCTACAGCCGCCTCGTCGGCAACACCCTCGGCAGCGGACGCTGGTTCGACAACTACGTCTGCGGCGTCGTGCCCAAGAACTACCTGCCCGCCGGCACCGGCCCGGCGACCGGATGCATGCCACCCCGGCAGCAAGGGGGCCGCTGACATGAGACGCACCCGCATCACCGGCATCGCCGTCGGCCTCGCCCTCGTCGCGGTCGCCGCGGCCACCGGAGTGAGCGCCCTGGAGGAGGACGGAAAGGTCACCGTCACCGCCTACTTCGAGCGCGCCACCGGCGTCTACGCCGGATCCGACCTGCGCATCCTCGGCGTCAAGGTCGGCACCGTCCGGTCCGTCGAACCGCGCGGGGAGGAGGTGAAGGTCGTCCTGAGCATCGATCAGGGCATCGATGTCCCCCGGGACGCCCACGCCGTGGTCGTCGCCCCCAGCCTCGTCGCGGACCGCTACATCCAGCTCGCCCCGGCCTACGACGGCGGCCCCCGGCTCGCGGACGACGCGGTGCTGCCCGCCGCCCGCAACGCCACCCCGATCGAGGTCGACGAGCTGTACGCCTCCATCACCGAGCTCTCCACCGCGCTCGGGCCCGACGGGGCCAACGCCGACGGGGCGTTCGCCCGGCTCCTGGACACCGGGGCGAAGAACCTCGACGGCAACGGCAAGGCCATCGGGGACTCCATCGAGCAGTTCGGCAAGGCCACCAAGACCCTCGACAAGAGCAGCGGCGACCTCTTCGACACCCTCACCTATCTCCAGAGCTTCACCACCATGCTCAAGGAGAACGACGGCAACGTCCGCAGCGCCGAGCAGCAGCTGAACACGGTCACCTCCTTCCTGGCGGACGACAAGAAGAACCTCAGCGCCGCCCTCAAGGAGCTGGGAGCCGCGCTCGGCCAGGTCAAGGCGTTCATCGCCAAGAACCGCGGCTCGCTCAAGAAGAACGTCGAGGCCCTGGTGCCCGTCACCCAGACGCTCGTCGACCAGCGCGCCTCGCTCGCGGAGGCGATGGACACCCTGCCGCTCGCGGCGGGCAATGTCCTCAACGCGTACGACCCGGCCCACCGCACCCTCAACGGCCGGACCAACCTCAACGAACTGTCCATGGGCGGACCGCTCGTGGAGCCGGGGGCCGCCGCGGCGGCCGGCCGGCTCACCGGCCTGGCCCCCGTGGACGCGAACCGCCGCAAGGTCCTGCCCGTCCTCCCGCTGCCCGAGGTCGGCACGGTGTACGGCACGCCCGAGAAGCAGCCCGGCAAGAAGAAGGGGGCGGAACGATGAACGACGACGCCCGCCGCAGACCGGCCGCACGGGCGGCCGTCGCCGCCGTCGCCCTGCTCGCCACCGGCGCGCTGATCGCCCTGGTGGTGGTCCGCCCCGACGCCCCGACGTTCAACGGCATCGAGCAGATCCCGCTGCCCGGCGGTGCGGACCTGGGCGACCGGCCGTACGAGGTCTCCGCCGAGTTCGGCGACGTCCTCAGCCTCGCCCCGCAGTCCTCGGTCAAGGTCAACGATGTCGCCGTGGGGCGGGTCACGAAGATCGCGCTCGCCCCGGACGGCTGGCGGGCGCGGGTCACCATGCAGGTCAACGGGAAGATCAAGCTCCCCGGCAACGCCTACGCCCGGCTCGAACAGTCCAGCCTGCTCGGCGAGAAGTACATCCAGCTCGCCCCGCCCCCCGAGGGCACCGCGGAGGGGACGCTCGCGAGCGGGGGCCGCATCCCCCTCTCCCGGACCAACCGGAACCCGGAGGTCGAGGAGGTCTTCGGCGCCCTGTCCCTGCTCCTCAACGGGGGCGGCGTCAACCAGCTCAAGACCATCACCACCGAGCTGAACAAGGCGCTCGCCGGGCAGGAACCGCAGATCCGGTCCGTGCTCAACAGGATCGACACCCTCGTCACCAATCTCGACGAGAACAAGGGCGACATCACCAAGGCCCTCGACGGGGTCAACCGGCTCGCCGCCACCCTCGCCACCCGCAAACAGGACGTCGGAACGGTCCTCACCGGCCTCAGCCCCGGACTCAAGGTCCTGGAGAAGCAGCGCGGCTCGCTGCTGACCATGCTGCGCTCCCTCGACACCCTCTCCACCGTGGCCGTCGACACGATCAACCGGAGCAAAGCCGACATGATCGCCGACCTGAAGGCGCTCGCGCCGACCCTCAAGGCGCTCGCCGACTCCGGGCAGGACCTCCCCGACTCCCTCCAGGTGCTGCTCACGTACCCCTTCACCGATGAGGTGCTGCGCGGCGTCAAGGGCGACTACCTCAACGTCTACCTGGACGTGACGGCCATGCCGGGCACCCGGATCATCCCGGCCCTCACCCCCGACCCGCCAGGGATCCCGCAGCCTCCGGCCGAGGGCGAGGGCCCGGCCGCGTCGCTCCGGGGCGCGCTCCCGCTGCCGCTGCCCGCCGTCTCCGGCACCCCGAGGACCACCGCGCCCGGCACGCCGGAGTCCACCGCACCCGGCGCCTCGCAGCCGTCCGCGTCCGGGTCGTCGAAGCCCACGAAGGAGGCGACCCCGTGATCACCCCCGCCATCCGGATCAAGAACATCGCCTTCCTCCTCATCGCCGTCCTGGTCCTCGGCTACCTCGGAGTCCGCTACGCCGACCTCGGCCACTACGTCGGACTGCGCAGCTATTACACCGTGAAGATCCAGCTCCCGCAGACCGGCGGCCTGTACACCCACTCCAACGTCACCTACCGGGGCGTCTCCGTGGGCCGGGTGGGACCGATCGAGCTGACCGAGGAAGGCGTCGAGGCCGAACTGCGGATCGAGAAGGACGCCCCGCCGATCCCCGACAGCCTCACGGCCGTCGTCGCCAACCTCTCGGCGGTCGGCGAGCAGTACGTCGATCTGCGGCCCACCCGCAAGGACGGGCCCTTCCTGGGCAACGGCTCGGTCATCGACGAGGCCGACACCACCATCCCCGCGCCCCCCACCGATGTCCTCTCCAGCGTCGACGACCTGGCGAGCTCGGTGAACCTGGAGAGCCTGCGGACCGTCGTCGAGGAGTTCGGGGCCGCCTTCGAGGGGCGCGGCGACGACCTCCAGGTCCTGCTGGACAGCAGCGGCGACTTCGTGGAGGCCGCGGACCGGTCGCTCCCGGTCACCACCCGGCTGATGGCCGACGGGGAGAAGGTCCTGCGCACCCAGGCCGAACAGGGGCAGGCGCTCAAGGGGTTCGCCAAGGGCGCCAAGGAACTGGCCGCCGAACTCAAGGGTTCCGACGCCGACCTGCGCCGCCTCATCGCGGCCACCCCGGACGCGGCCCTCCAGATCAGCGGACTGCTGCGCGACGTGGACCCCGCCTTCGGCGTCGTCGTCGCCAACCTCCTCACCACCTCCGAGGTGGCCGTCACCCGCCAACGCGGCCTGGAGGAACTGCTCGTGAAGCTGCCCGCCGTGGTCGCCGCCGGCGCGAGCGCGGTCGACGACGACGGCGCCCGGTTCGGTATGTCCCTCACCTTCTTCGAGCCGCTGCCCTGCACCGCCGGATACGGCGGCACGGTCTACCGCAACGGCCTCGACACCTCGGGCGGGCCCGCCGTGAACACCGCCGCACGCTGCACCTCCTCGCCCGGCACCGGCATCAACGTCCGGGGCAGCGCCAACGCGCCCAAGGGCGGCCCGGTGCCCGAGCCCGCCGTACCGGGCTCGATGAAGCTGCCCGGAACCGTGGACGGCACGTCCGCGAACTCCGAGCCCCGCGCGGAGGGCATGGCCGGACTGCTGGGTATGGGAGGCGCCTCGTGACCGCCCGCACCCGGCACCTGGGCGGCTGGGCCGTTCTGCTCGCCGCCGCCCTGGTCTGCGGACTGGGAGCCTGGTCGTACGGGCAGGCGCGCGGCGACAGCTCCCTGTCCTACGCGAAGGCCCGCGACACCGCGCTGGCCGAGGGCCGACGGCACCTCGCCACGCTGAACAGCCTGGACGGCACGGACGCGAAGCGGGTCGACACCGGGCTGCGGGCCTGGCTGGACTCCTCCACCGGACCGCTGCACGACCAGCTGGAGCGGACCCGGAAGGCCGACGCGAAGTCCCTGACGACAGCGGGCGACACGGCCGAGGGCAAGGTCACGTCGGCGGCGCTCACCGCGCTGGACGAGCGCACGGGCACGGCGGAGCTGATCGCCACCGTGGACGTCCAGGTCACCCCGCGCTCCGGCGCGGCCGGCACCCAGCGCAAACGGTTCGGCGCGACCCTCGCCCGTACGGCCGACGGCTGGAAGGTCAAGGCGCTCACCGCGATAGGAACGGACGGCGGCCGATGACGCGGCACGGAGGAGTGACCACGGTCGACGGCGGGACCGCCGTCGAACCCGGAACCGGTGTCCCGGAGGCGGAGGCGGAGGCGGAGACGCAGAGGCCCGGTCCGGGGCCGGACAGCGGTGCGGACGCGTCGTCCCGCCGGTGGCCGCGCGTGCTCGGCGCCCTGCTGGCGGTCGCCCTCGTCGCCGCCGGGGGTGTCCTGTACGCCGAGGGACGCCAGCTCCGAGACACCCCGGCCACGGCGAACCTCGCCCTCACCGACGCGGCGGCGACCACCCGCGTCACCGGCGACGTCAGCAGCGCCCTGGCGAAGATCTTCTCGTACGCCCCCGGCTCCACCGCCACCACGCGGGCGGCGGCGAAGCAGGTGCTGACGGGCAAGGCGCTCCAGCAGTACGCGGCGCTGTTCGGCCAGGTGGAGCGACAGTCCGCCGACCAGAAGCTGACGCTCACCAGCGAGGTCGTCCGGGCCGGCGTGACCCGGCTGACCGACGACAGCGCCCACCTCCTGGTCTTCCTCGACCAGGTCTATGAGCGGCAGGGCCGCGCACCCACCACCGCCGCGGCGCAGCTCACGGTGACCGCTGAACTGCGCGACGGACGCTGGTGGATCGTGGAGATCGGCTCCACATGACGGCGGACCGGAGGCGACGGCACACCGGTCCGGTTCGGCAGGCAGGGGAGAGGCACCACATGGCACGGCAGCGGACGGCGACAGCGAAGACCGAGAGCGGCGAGACCGCTGAGAACAGCGGGAACGCCGGGACGACCGGCGGCACCGAACGCTCCGGAACGGCACGGACGAGAGCGGGGAACCCGCTGCTGCTCGCCGCGCTGGCCCTGGTGGTCTGCGCGGCCGGAGCGGCGGGCTGGGGCGGCTGGCAGCGCTACCAGGCCGCGAACGACGACGCGGCGTCCTTCGCGCAGGCGCGCGACGACGCGCTGGCGGCGGGGGAGCAGGCCGTGCAGAACATGAACACCCTGGACCACACGTCGCTGGAGCAGGGGCTCGACAGCTGGGAGCAGTCCACCACCGGTGACCTGCACCGCCAACTCGTCGACGGACGTGACGCGTTCGCCAAGCAGATCGCCGAGGCGAAGACGGTCAGCACGGCGAAGGTCCTCTCCGGCGCGGTGACCGAGCTGGACGAACGGGCGGGCCGCGCGGGGGTGATGGTCGCCCTGCGCGTCACCGTCACCGCCCCCGAGGGCGAACCGGCGGTGAAGGAGAGCCGGTTGCTCGGCAGCCTCACCCGGACCTCCGAGGGGTGGAAGCTCAGCGCGCTGGGCCAGGCTCCCGTCGGCGCCACGGCCGGCTGACCCCGGTATCCGCACCCGCCCCGCCCTGTACGCCCCGGAGAGGAACCACCCCATGTCGACGACCCGCCACCTCGTCAACCGCCGCCGCCGGATGGCCACGACGCCCTCACGAACGGGAGCCGAGACGGAACCGGGCGGCGTGCTGACCACCGCAGCGCCGGAGGGCGACACCGCCGCCGACCGCGCCACGGACCCGGACCCGGCCGGTACCGCCGAAGCCGGAACCGAAGCCGGAACCGGAGCCGGAGCCGGAGCCGGAGCCGACCCCAGTTCCGCCGGCGACACCTCTGCGGACACACCCCGTGCCGAGGCGTCCCGGCCCGGCCGCTCCCGCCTCCGCGTCACGCTGCCCGCCGTGCTCTGCACCCTCACCGTGCTCCTGGGAGCCTTCGCCGTCTGGGCGTTCACCTCCGCCGACCGCCTCCGCGACGAGCCGGCCCGGCAGAACAGCGCGCTCACCGACATCGGCCGGACCAGCGAGGTGAAGGGCCGCATCAGCGAGGCGGTCGGCGCGGTGTTCTCGTACGACTACGCCTCGCCCGCCCGGGCCGACCGTGCCGCGAGCACCTATCTGACCGGCCGCGCGGTGCAGCAGCACAAGGACATGCTCGCCGACGTCCGGGAGCAGGCTCCGAAGCAGAAGCTGGTCCTCACCACCACCGTGACCGAGAGCGGGGTCGAGTTCCTCGACGGCGACCGCGCCCGGCTGCTGGTCTTCGCCGACCAGAGCAACACCCGTACCGGCAAGGACGAGGAGACGACGTACGCGGCGGCCATGTTCGCCGTGGACGCCGTCCGCCGCGGGGACACCTGGCTGATCGCCGCCATCGACACGTTCACCCGCTGAGCGAAGGGAACCGACATGAGCTTCAACCGCACGGTGCGGCGTCGGCTCGGCACCACGGCCACCGCTCTCGCCGCGATGACCGCGCTGACCGCGTCACAGGCTCCCGGCTTCACGGCGCCCGAGCCCCGGAAGGAGAAGGCGGCGTCCTCGGACGACGTCCTGTGGAGCGAGGTGCCGGGCGACGACGCGTACCACACCGAGCTGCCGCCCCTGGAATCCCCCGAGCCCCCCGCGCCCCTGAAACCCGGCACGAAACCCGACCCTCTCGTGGCCCGCGCCTGGTCGGAGGCGGGCATCCCGGCCACCGTGCTGGCCGCCTACCGCAAGGCCGAGAAGACCGTGGGCCGCGGGGATCCGGGATGCGGGCTGCCGTGGCAGCTGCTCGCGGCGATCGGCAAGGTCGAGTCCGGCCAGGCGTCCGGCGGGCGGGTCGACAAGCGCGGGACGACGCTCTCCCCGATCCTCGGCCCCGCGCTCGACGGCAACGGCTTCGCCCTGATCCGGGACACCGACGACGGGGCGTACGACGGCGACCGCACCTTCGACCGGGCCGTCGGGCCGATGCAGTTCATCCCCTCCACCTGGGCGAACTGGGGCGCGGACGGCAACGGCGACGGCCGGAAGAGCCCCCACAACATCTACGACGCGGCGCTCGCCGCCGGCCGCTACCTCTGCGCCGGCACCCGCGACCTGACCCGCCCGGCCGACCTGGACCGGGCGATCCTCAGCTACAACCAGTCCGGCACCTATCTGCGGACGGTGCTGTCCTGGCTGGACTTCTACCGCGACGGCAGCCATCCGGTCGCCGACGGCCAGGGCGTCCTCCCCGCCAGCCCCGGACCGGGCGGCACGACCCGGCCCAAGGCCCCGGTCGCCGACTCGGGCGCTCCGCAGCGGCCCGGCAAGGGCGACGGCGGCGGGGGAATCGTCGTCGGCCCGCAGCCCACCAAGCCGCCCAGCCCGACCCCCACGCCCCGGCCCACGGGCCCCGGCTCCCCGAGCCCCAGCCCCAGTCCCACGGACCCCGGCCCCGGTCCCGGCGACCCCGGCCCGAGCCCCAGCCCCAGCCCAGACCCGACCGATCCGGGCCCCACCGAGCCGGGTCCGAGCCCGAGCCCCGACCCGACCGACCCCACCACCCCGCCCGACCCCGGCGAGACCGATCCGGGCTGCCCCGGCGAAACCCCGCCCCCCTCCCCGGCGGATCCCTCACCGGCCGAGGAGACCGCGAGCGGCCAGGCCGAGCCCGGCGACCCCTGCGCACCGGTCGAAGGCTCCGGAGCCTGACCCCGGCACCCCGCGAAGCTCCTGCACCCGGCACCGGATGCCGGGGGCGGACGGCGTCACCGCCCGCCCCCGGCATCCGGGCACAGCGCCCTCGTCAGCCCCGTCCGGGGTGGTTGCCCGGCCCTTCCGACCGGCCGGTGAGGGGGGTGGGCGAGAGGTCCGCCCGCTCCTCGCCGGGTTCCAGCAGGGTGTCCGCAGGGCCGACGATCAGCGGGTCCGGCGTACCGACGGCCTTCTCGTCCTTGCTGTCGTAGTCGAACCGCCACAACAGGCTGCGCATGGCCTCCAGCCGGCCGCGCTTCTTGTCGTTGTTCTTCACCACGGTCCACGGCGCGTACGTGGTGTCCGTGGCCCGGAACATCTCGACCTTCGCCGTCGTGTACTCGTCCCACAGGTCCAGTGATGCCAGGTCGGTCGGCGACAGCTTCCACTGACGGACCGGGTCGACCTGCCGGATCGCGAAGCGGGTCCGCTGTTCGCTGCGGGAGACCGAGAACCAGAACTTCACCAGCAGCACGCCGTCCTCGACGAGCATCCGCTCGAACTGCGGGGCCTGCTCCAGGAAGTGCTCGTACTGCGCCGGGGTGCAGAAGTCCATCACCCGCTCGACGCCGGCCCGGTTGTACCAGGAACGGTCGAAGAAGACGATCTCCCCGGCGGTCGGCAACTGGGCCACGTAGCGCTGGAAGTACCACTGGCCGCTCTCGCGCTCGGTGGGCTTCTCCAGGGCGACCACGCGCGCGCCTCGCGGGTTCAGCCGCTCGGTGAACCGCTGGATGGTCCCGCCCTTGCCCGCCGCGTCACGGCCCTCGCACAGGACCACCAGCCGCTGCCCGCTCTCCCGGACCCAGCGCTGGAGCTTGAGCAGCTCGATCTGGAGGACGCGCTTGACCCGCTCGTACTCCCCGCGCCTCATCCGCCGGTCGTACGGATAGTTCTCCCGCCACGTCTCGATCGGGCGGCCCCGGTCGTCCAGCAGGACGGGCTGCTCGGGCCGGCTGCCGTCCACGGTCAGCCCCTTCAGCAGCTCCGCCGGGTCGGACTGCGGTCCTTCGGTCATCGCCCTGGTCTCCCCGTCCGCCTCGACATCAAACCGGTGCGGGAGAGGGCCCACCCCGCCGCGGGTGGACCCTCTCCCGCACCGGAACGTGCCCCCGCTCCCGCCGTCCATGCCCACCGTCACGAGGGCCTTTCGATCAGCCGCCCGCCAGCACCTCGGCGAGATCGTAGGAGACGACCTCCTCCAGCTGCGCGTACGTGCAGTCGGCGGGGGACCGGTCCGGCCGCCACCGGCGGAACTGGGTGGTGTGCCGGAACCGGTCGCCCTCCATGTGGTCGTACGCCACCTCGCACACCCGCTCCGGGCGCAGCGGCACCCACGACTGGTCCTTCTTGCCCGACCAGCGGTTCTGCGTCCCCGGCAGCCGGGACTGCTCGTGCGCCGCCGCCTCGGCCCACGCGCCCCACGGGTGCTCGGTGAAGTCGCAGCGCAACGGGGCCAGTTCCTCGGCCAGTTCGGCGCGTCGTTTCATCGGGAAGGCCGCGCAGACCCCGAGGTGCTGGAGCACGCCCTGTGCGTCGTACAGGCCGAGCAGGAGCGAGCCGACGACCGGGCCGCTCTTGTGCTCGCGGTAGCCCGCCACCACGACGTCGGCGGTCCGCTCGTGCTTGATCTTGTACATCGCGCGGGTGTCGGGCCGGTAGGGGAGGTCCAGCGGCTTGGCCACGATCCCGTCGAGTCCGGCCCCCTCATACCGGTCGAACCACTCCCGCGCGAGGTCGATGTCCGTGGTGGACGGGGCGAGGAACACGGGCGCGGAGCCCCCGGCGAGCGCCGCCTTCAGCACCTCGCGCCGGTCCGCCTGCCGCGTGGAGAGCAGTGAGGTCTCGTCCACCGCGAGGATGTCGAAGGCGATCAGGCTCGCCGGGGTCTGCTCCGCGAGCATCCGCACCCGCGAGTCCGCCGGATGGATGCGCTCGCCGAGCCGCTCGAAGTCGAGCCGCCCCTCGTGGGCGATGACGATCTCCCCGTCGATCACACAGCGCGGCGGAAGGTTCTCCCGTACGACGTCGACCAGGTCGGGGAAGTAGCGGGTCAGCGACTTGCCCGTGCGGCTGCCGATCTCGACCTCGTCACCGTCCCGGTAGACGATCGTCCGGAAGCCGTCCCACTTCGCCTCGTACGCCATGCCCGGCGGGATCTTCGCCACCGACTTGGCGAGCATCGGCTTCAGAGGTGGCATCACCGGCAGATCCATGGCCCCGATTCTTCACCGTCCATCGACC
Proteins encoded in this window:
- a CDS encoding MCE family protein, with product MRTSSTRTVRRRLAGVTYLLVPAVLVWVSVAVYEKKFTDDATVTVRTGAVGNEMHDNADVKLRGVVVGQVRSIDSDGDGARLTLAIDRDQLDRIPADVTAQMLPTTLFGARFVALVPPRVPAGATLRAGAVIPQDRSSNAIELEQVLDNVLPLLTAVKPEKLSATLNAVSQALEGRGERLGETLTTLDGHLKKFNPQLPTLNADIKELVKVSTLYADTAPDVLDALTDATVTSSTLADQEARLAGLHGTTTAAARDMTTFLRANKDNIIRLSAAGRPSLELLAEYAESFPCTLRTMAGFVPAMDKALGKGTNEPGLHVSIKPVPSKGKYVPGRDRPVYNASGGPKCYSVPYVGKHAPTADTRRAADVTAPPPAPAGDADTALGLPNSPQESQLVNELVAPSLKVAPGDLPDWSSVLIGPAFRGAEVKLK
- a CDS encoding MCE family protein, which translates into the protein MRRTRITGIAVGLALVAVAAATGVSALEEDGKVTVTAYFERATGVYAGSDLRILGVKVGTVRSVEPRGEEVKVVLSIDQGIDVPRDAHAVVVAPSLVADRYIQLAPAYDGGPRLADDAVLPAARNATPIEVDELYASITELSTALGPDGANADGAFARLLDTGAKNLDGNGKAIGDSIEQFGKATKTLDKSSGDLFDTLTYLQSFTTMLKENDGNVRSAEQQLNTVTSFLADDKKNLSAALKELGAALGQVKAFIAKNRGSLKKNVEALVPVTQTLVDQRASLAEAMDTLPLAAGNVLNAYDPAHRTLNGRTNLNELSMGGPLVEPGAAAAAGRLTGLAPVDANRRKVLPVLPLPEVGTVYGTPEKQPGKKKGAER
- a CDS encoding MCE family protein — encoded protein: MRITPIRERNPVAVAVVGLLVLALVGLAAWRADSLPFVDNGTSYSADFTESAGLDEGDEVRIAGVKVGEVTGVSLDGAKVRVDFRVKDAWIGDSSTVGIAIKTLLGEKYLAVDPLGDAPQDPGSRITASRTTSPYDVTQAFNGLGETIGEIDTAQLAKSFDTISATFKDSPPHVRSAAVGLSALSRTVSERDAQLATLLSSSKKLTKTLAGKKSSFETLLEDGNLLLGEIQARRDSIHLLLTGTRDLGTQLAGLVRDNDKQLGPTLDSLSRVTAVLVKNRKSLDKVLATTGSYSRLVGNTLGSGRWFDNYVCGVVPKNYLPAGTGPATGCMPPRQQGGR
- a CDS encoding ABC transporter permease, yielding MTLLSRLDRSGDQLAFYIKALLWIPRTLRRYLREVQRLLAEVSFGSGGLGVIGGTIGVMVAMALSTGTVVGLQGYAALNQIGTSAFTGFVSAYFNTREIAPLVAGLALSATVGAGFTAQLGAMRINEEVDALEAMGVRSMPYLVTTRIIAGVVAIIPLYAIGLLSSYVASRFITIFFNGQSAGTYDHYFNLFLSPQDVLLSVLKVLIFSVLVILAHCYYGYHASGGPAGVGVAVGRSVRNAIVLISVTDFFLSLAIWGATTTVKVAG
- a CDS encoding MCE family protein — protein: MKRRSLTGPIVKSLVFIVVTALATTVLGLSIANTGVGDTTTYRARFTDATGLMPGDSVRIAGVKVGQVESVRVADRRIAEVAFAVRKGRDLPASVTASIKYLNMVGQRYVDLDQGAGPVGRTFRPGDTIPLSRTTPALDLTQLFNGFQPLFEGLSPPDVNQLAGSIVQVLQGEGGTVDSILRHVGSLSTTVAAKDKVIGEVIDNLNTVLKTVNDREAGFDDLVVTLQKLVIGFSGDRRPLGEAITAMGALTTVTADLFQDGRKPLKDNIRQLGRLSGQLEKGTPQIENFLQKTPAKMAAISRLTSYGSWLNLYLCEAKVSGVTHDDGSKPPTGIAITQPRCLA